The DNA window AACGTGCGGGTGGGCGCGAACTCACCCAGCTTGTGGCCGACCATGTTGTCCGAGATGAACACCGGAACATGCTTGCGGCCGTCGTGGACGGCGAAGGTGTGTCCGATGAAGTCGGGGATGATGGTCGAGCGGCGCGACCAGGTCTTGATGACCTGCTTGGTGCCCTTCTCGTTCTGGGCGTCCACCTTCGCAAGGAGGTGGTCGTCGACGAACGGGCCCTTCTTGAGGCTGCGTGGCATTCTCTAACTCCCTCCTGTGCTTATCGCTTGTTCTTGCCGGTACGACGACGCCGGACGATCAGCTTGTCGCTGGCCTTGTTCTTGCGGGTGCGGCCTTCCGGCTGACCCCACGGGCTGACCGGGTGGCGACCACCCGAGGTCTTGCCCTCGCCGCCACCGTGCGGGTGGTCGACCGGGTTCATCACGACACCACGAACGGTGGGGCGCTTGCCCTTCCACCGCATGCGGCCGGCCTTGCCCCAGTTGATGTTGCTCTGCTCGGCGTTGCCGACCTCGCCGACGGTGGCGCGGCAGCGCACGTCGACGCGACGGATCTCGCCGGACGGCATACGCAGGGTCGCGTAGGTGCCTTCCTTACCGAGCAACTGGATCGAGGCACCCGCGCTGCGGGCCATCTTGGCCCCGCCGCCCGGACGCAGCTCGACGGCGTGCACCTGGGTACCGGTCGGGATGTTGCGCAGCGGCAGGTTGTTGCCGGGCTTGATGTCGGCGGTCGCACCGCTCTCCACCACGTCGCCCTGGTTGAGACCGCGGGGCGCGATGATGTAGCGCTTCTCGCCATCGACGTAGTGCAGCAACGCGATCCGCGCGGTGCGGTTCGGGTCGTACTCGATGTGAGCGACCTTGGCGTTGATGCCGTCCTTGTCGTTGCGACGGAAGTCGATCAGACGGTAGGCACGCTTGTGACCGCCACCCTTGTGACGAGTTGTGATGCGGCCGTGCGCGTTACGACCACCGCGACCGTGCAGCGGACGAACCAGCGACTTCTCCGGATGATCACGGGTGACCTCGGCGAAGTCGGCGCCGCTGGCACCGCGACGACCGGGTGTCGTCGGCTTGTACTTACGAATAGCCATGAGTTCTCAGTCCTTCTCTGAAGTCCCGGTCAGCTGACCGAGCCTCCGAAGATCTCGATGGGCTTGCTGTCTTCGGTGAGCGTCACGAACGCACGCTTGGTGGACTTCCGCTGGCCGTAGCCGAAGCGGGTCCGCTTGCGCTTGCCCTGCCGGTTGGCGGTGTTGACGCTCGCGACCTCGACGCCGAAGATCTGCTCGATGGCGATCTTGATCTGCGTCTTGTTGGAGTCCGGGTGCACCACGAAGGTGTACACGTTGTCCTCCATGAGTCCGTAGGACTTCTCGGAGATCACCGGGGCCAGAACGATGTCGCGTGGGTCTGCCTGGGTAGCCATGCTCACGCCTCCTTCGCATCTGTCGTATTGGCAGCGATGAACGCGTTGAGCGTCTCGACGCTGAACACCACCTCGTCCGAGTACAGGACGTCGTAGGTGTTGAGCTGATCCGGCGCGATCGGCAGCACGTTGCCCAGGTTGGCGACGCTCTTCCAGGCCGTCAGGTCCTCACGGCCGAGCACGACCAGGAACTTGCGGCGATCCGAGAGGCTCTCCAGGAACTGGCGGGCCGACTTGGTGGACGGGACCTGCCCGGACACCAGCTCGGTGATCACGTGGATGCGCTCGTTGCGAGCACGATCACTCAGCGCGCCGCGCAGGGCGGCCGCCTTCATCTTCTTGGGGGTGCGCTGGCTGTAGTCGCGCGGCTGCGGGCCGTGCACGGTGCCACCGCCGGTGAACTGCGGGGCGCGGGTCGAACCCTGACGGGCGCGGCCGGTTCCCTTCTGGCGGTACGGCTTTGCGCCACCACCGCGGACATCGCCGCGGGTCTTGGTGGCGTGCGTGCCCTGGCGTGCGGCGGCCTGCTGGGCCACCACGACCTGATGCATCAGCGCGATGTTGGCCGGGGCGTCGAACAGCTCGGCGGGCAGGTCAACGGTTCCGTTGGTCTTGCCGTCGGCGGTCTTGACGTCCAGCGTCAACTTGGTCGCTGCGTCGGTGCTCATGCTTTCGCACCACCCTTCACTGCGTCGCGAACCACGACGATGCCGCCCTTGCGACCCGGGATCGCTCCCTTGATCAGCAGCAGGCCGGCCTCGGCATCCACCTTGTGGACGGTGAGGTTCTGCGTGGTCACCTTGTCGTTACCCATACGTCCGGCCATCCGCATGCCCTTGAACACGCGGCCCGGGGTGGCGCAGCCACCGATGGAACCGGGGGCGCGGTGCACACGGTGAGCACCGTGGCTGGCACCCAGACCGGAGAAGCCGTGCCGCTTCATGACGCCGGCGAAGCCCTTGCCCTTGGAGGTGCCGGTGACATCCACCAGCGAACCCTCGGCGAAGACCTCGGCGGTCAGTTCCTGACCGACCTCGAACTCGCTGACGTCGTTGACGCGGATCTCGGCCAGGTGGCGGCGCGGCGTGACGCCGGCCTTGCTGTACTGGCCGGCGACCGGCTTGGTCACCTTGCGCGGGTCGATCGCACCGTAGGCGAGCTGCACGGCGGTGTAGCCGTCGCGGTCCGCGGTACGGAGCTGGGTGATCACGTTCGGTCCGGCCTGGATGACGGTGACCGGAACGACGCGGTTGTTCTCGTCGAAGACCTGGGTCATGCCGAGCTTGGTGCCCAGGATGCCTTTGGTCGCAGATTGGTTGCTCATGTTTTCTCTCGCCCCCCGCCTACTGGATGTTGACGTCGACGCTGGCCGGCAGGTCGATGCGCATCAGCGCGTCAACCGTCTTCGGCGTCGGGTCGAGGATGTCGATGAGTCGCTTGTGGGTACGCATCTCGAAGTGTTCGCGGCTGTCCTTGTACTTGTGCGGCGAACGGATGACGCAGTACACGTTCTTCTCGGTGGGCAACGGCACCGGGCCGACGACGCGTGCACCCGTACGGGTCACGGTCTCCACGATCTTGCGCGCCGAAGCGTCGATCGCCTCGTGGTCGTAGGCCTTGAGCCTGATGCGGATCTTCTGTCCCGCCACGCTGTGTCCTCTTCCGTCAGTTGTTCTCGACAGACAAACACCGCGTGACCAGGACCGGACGTCTCGCCGGCTGAGCACATGACCACCCGCGTGAGTCGGGGGATCGACGCTGTTCATCTGTCGTTGTACGTTTGGTCCGTCGCTGAGACGAACCAGTTTTGCTCCGGCACCCGCGGTCGGGCGTGTCGTGCCATGGCCTCTGATTCAGGGCATGAGTTACACGCCCAGTTCCCGCTTTCCGGGCCTGGGAGTCATATTCACCTGAACGAGGCCGCAGTGAACTTGCGCCACCCGGTCAAGGCAACCCGACAAGTATGCACCAGGCGGGGGTCGGGATTCAAATCCGAGGTCGGAGCAGCTCTGGCCTGCCGAAAACTGTACGACCGAGCGTCGCCACCTGCACTACCCGTCGCGCAACGCTCCCACGTACAGATTTCATCTGCGGACTCGCAAGTGCGACCGCGCGGCCGGCACCTGCAGCCCGTCCACGTTGGCCATCGTGGTCGGTCCTGCCGCAGCGGGGGCATACTCATCGCCATGACCGTGCGGCACTGTCGTCCTTTCGCATCATCAGCGGTTCATTGCGCACTCGCCACCACGTCATGACGTCCGATCCGGCGCCGGACGACACCACCGCGAGTCCGTTCGACGAGCTTCAACGTCATGCAGAACTGATCGAGGCCGCGGGCGAGCAGCGCGGTCGGATCACCGCCACGGCCACCGACGAGGACGCGACGGTGTCGGTGGCGGCCAACGCCGACGGCGACCTCGTGTCGATCGAACTATCGGCAGCCGCGCTATCGCTGGATGTCACTCACCTCGGTCGCTGCATCACCGACACCGCCAACGAAGCACGGCGCGGAGCACACGCACTCGCCGAACGTCACATGGACGACCTGTTTCGCGCGCAGGAGGACATTGTCGCCCGCATACACGCGACGCAAGAGCTGTGGCCGACCGTCGACGACAACCAGGCCGTCGCCGACGGCGGCGGTTCATCATGGCCCGACGTCGACCTCGCCGAAGAGGCGATCAACAGCGAGGTCGGACCCGACGGAATCATGCCGCCGCTGGCGCCGCACCGCAGGCCACTGAGGCGTCCGTTGGTGATCACCAACGGGATCGTCACGAGTGTCGATGACCACTCGTACTCGACCGGTCCGGACGCTGAGTTCCTGGCCTCCCTGGCCGGCGGCCTGGTGGCCTACGGCGCGACGGATGTACCGATCTACCCCTACACGCGTGAGCTGCACAGCGCTGGACAGATCCCCACCGGACGCGAGGTCCTCCGGTCGCTGGGCGTAGCCCGGTTCTGCAGCACACAAACCGCCGACCTCGACGCCACGTCCATGCCGTACCCCGGCTACACCCCATCCGTGAGCAGCGGACCGGAGCCCGACAACGATCAGATCCACACCGACCCCGAGGGTCAGCACCTGTTCCTCACTTACGAGGACAACGGCGGCATCCCCGACGACCGACACCAACGCCTCAAGTCTCACGTCATCGACGGGCACCTGACCTATGTGCTGATACACGAGCCCCGGGAGCAACACGACGACTTCTGGTTCAGCGAGTGGGTCATGCTCTTCGCGGTCGGCGTCTCCCCGGTGACCGGAAACCTGATCGGCGTCGTCGGCCACCAGGTATGCCACAACCTCTGCGACTGAAGGCGGATGGCCGCTCGGCTGTAGGGGTATCGGCTTCGGTCGTTCATGGCCCGCCTGCGCTACTCGCGGACACTGTCTCGCCATCGTTGGAGAAATCGACATCATGAGCGCCGCCGACGACCGTTAGCGAACTCGTCGGCAGCCATGCACCGGGGAATTGCCAGCTGTTCGCCAGCCCGGGCCGTGCAACCACTCAGCGATCGGCGGAGGAGGTTGCGCCGACAGTTGCGTACCCTGGCTATGGTTCGCCATTTAGCCTGTGCAGCAACATATTTCACATACACGGCGAATCAGACATCCCCGGCGTGAGCCGAGTCCGAACGGAGCAGCGACACGTGAGCGATCTGACCTACCCGCAGGCGGTGGCGATGGGACTGTTGCAGGGCGTCACCGAGTTGTTCCCGGTCTCCAGCCTCGGTCACTCCGTACTGGTCCCGGCGTGGATCGGCGGTGACTGGCAGACCCTGGTCACCCAGTCGGCATCCGCGGGACACACACCGTTTCTCGCCTTCGTCGTCGCTTTGCACGTGGCGACCGCGGTCGCGCTGATCATCTTCTATCGACGTGACTGGGTGCGCATCGTCTCCGGGTTGGTGTACTCGATCCGCGCCCGGCGCATCGATACCGCCGACTCCCGGCTCGCCTGGCTGATCATCATCGGGACCATCCCGGTGGGAATCGTCGGGCTTGTCGCCGAGAAATCGCTGCGCACGCTGTTCGCGACCCCACTGGCCGCGGCGATCTTCCTGTGCATCAATGCACTCGTCCTCCTCGCGGCCGAACTGCTCCGACGTTCTCAGACCGCGTCGTCGGGCCGGCACGCGCGGTCCGGGACCCACGCGGACCTGAAGCAGCTGCCTTTGCGTGACGGCGCGATCATCGGCGC is part of the Gordonia bronchialis DSM 43247 genome and encodes:
- the rpsS gene encoding 30S ribosomal protein S19, which translates into the protein MPRSLKKGPFVDDHLLAKVDAQNEKGTKQVIKTWSRRSTIIPDFIGHTFAVHDGRKHVPVFISDNMVGHKLGEFAPTRTFKGHIKDDRKAKRR
- the rplB gene encoding 50S ribosomal protein L2, producing the protein MAIRKYKPTTPGRRGASGADFAEVTRDHPEKSLVRPLHGRGGRNAHGRITTRHKGGGHKRAYRLIDFRRNDKDGINAKVAHIEYDPNRTARIALLHYVDGEKRYIIAPRGLNQGDVVESGATADIKPGNNLPLRNIPTGTQVHAVELRPGGGAKMARSAGASIQLLGKEGTYATLRMPSGEIRRVDVRCRATVGEVGNAEQSNINWGKAGRMRWKGKRPTVRGVVMNPVDHPHGGGEGKTSGGRHPVSPWGQPEGRTRKNKASDKLIVRRRRTGKNKR
- the rplW gene encoding 50S ribosomal protein L23, giving the protein MATQADPRDIVLAPVISEKSYGLMEDNVYTFVVHPDSNKTQIKIAIEQIFGVEVASVNTANRQGKRKRTRFGYGQRKSTKRAFVTLTEDSKPIEIFGGSVS
- the rplD gene encoding 50S ribosomal protein L4 gives rise to the protein MSTDAATKLTLDVKTADGKTNGTVDLPAELFDAPANIALMHQVVVAQQAAARQGTHATKTRGDVRGGGAKPYRQKGTGRARQGSTRAPQFTGGGTVHGPQPRDYSQRTPKKMKAAALRGALSDRARNERIHVITELVSGQVPSTKSARQFLESLSDRRKFLVVLGREDLTAWKSVANLGNVLPIAPDQLNTYDVLYSDEVVFSVETLNAFIAANTTDAKEA
- the rplC gene encoding 50S ribosomal protein L3, producing MSNQSATKGILGTKLGMTQVFDENNRVVPVTVIQAGPNVITQLRTADRDGYTAVQLAYGAIDPRKVTKPVAGQYSKAGVTPRRHLAEIRVNDVSEFEVGQELTAEVFAEGSLVDVTGTSKGKGFAGVMKRHGFSGLGASHGAHRVHRAPGSIGGCATPGRVFKGMRMAGRMGNDKVTTQNLTVHKVDAEAGLLLIKGAIPGRKGGIVVVRDAVKGGAKA
- the rpsJ gene encoding 30S ribosomal protein S10 gives rise to the protein MAGQKIRIRLKAYDHEAIDASARKIVETVTRTGARVVGPVPLPTEKNVYCVIRSPHKYKDSREHFEMRTHKRLIDILDPTPKTVDALMRIDLPASVDVNIQ
- a CDS encoding YbaB/EbfC family nucleoid-associated protein; this encodes MTSDPAPDDTTASPFDELQRHAELIEAAGEQRGRITATATDEDATVSVAANADGDLVSIELSAAALSLDVTHLGRCITDTANEARRGAHALAERHMDDLFRAQEDIVARIHATQELWPTVDDNQAVADGGGSSWPDVDLAEEAINSEVGPDGIMPPLAPHRRPLRRPLVITNGIVTSVDDHSYSTGPDAEFLASLAGGLVAYGATDVPIYPYTRELHSAGQIPTGREVLRSLGVARFCSTQTADLDATSMPYPGYTPSVSSGPEPDNDQIHTDPEGQHLFLTYEDNGGIPDDRHQRLKSHVIDGHLTYVLIHEPREQHDDFWFSEWVMLFAVGVSPVTGNLIGVVGHQVCHNLCD
- a CDS encoding undecaprenyl-diphosphate phosphatase is translated as MSDLTYPQAVAMGLLQGVTELFPVSSLGHSVLVPAWIGGDWQTLVTQSASAGHTPFLAFVVALHVATAVALIIFYRRDWVRIVSGLVYSIRARRIDTADSRLAWLIIIGTIPVGIVGLVAEKSLRTLFATPLAAAIFLCINALVLLAAELLRRSQTASSGRHARSGTHADLKQLPLRDGAIIGACQILALLPGISRSGVTISGGILRHLDHEDAARFAFLLATPVILAAGVLKIPELFGPDGAGIGGQVVVGSICAFLAALASVAFLARWFHTRTLYPFAAYCLVAGVVSIVHFG